One genomic region from Stutzerimonas decontaminans encodes:
- a CDS encoding ABC transporter ATP-binding protein, with translation MQLRFEEVDKRFGQLEVIKGFSGEFAQGELVALVGPSGCGKSTLLHLVAGLEKPSAGRVLADGKPITEPSPRRTLVFQEHALYPWLSLQGNVAMALELQGVAKTSAFDQAQAWLERVGLNGFEHYYPHQVSGGMRQRTALARAFIAKPEVLLLDEPFGALDALTRMALQDVLRELIEEHQPTVLLVTHDVDEALYLADHVLVFSARPTRVLKTFNFTHCEKSHDLSDFAAERKEILSLLGIKTEVAHS, from the coding sequence ATGCAGCTCAGGTTTGAAGAAGTAGACAAGCGCTTCGGGCAGCTCGAAGTCATCAAGGGCTTCAGCGGTGAATTCGCCCAGGGTGAGTTGGTAGCTCTGGTCGGACCCTCCGGTTGCGGTAAATCGACGTTGTTGCACCTGGTGGCGGGGCTGGAGAAGCCCAGCGCCGGTCGTGTGCTTGCAGACGGCAAGCCGATCACCGAGCCGAGCCCTCGACGCACGCTGGTGTTCCAGGAGCACGCGCTGTATCCCTGGCTGAGCCTGCAGGGCAATGTCGCCATGGCGCTCGAATTGCAGGGAGTGGCCAAGACCAGCGCATTCGATCAGGCCCAGGCCTGGCTCGAGCGCGTCGGGCTGAATGGCTTTGAGCACTACTATCCGCATCAGGTGTCTGGCGGCATGCGCCAGCGCACGGCATTGGCCCGGGCCTTCATCGCCAAGCCCGAGGTGCTCCTGCTAGACGAGCCGTTCGGCGCGCTCGATGCCCTGACCCGCATGGCATTGCAGGATGTGCTGCGCGAGTTGATCGAGGAACATCAGCCGACCGTGCTGCTGGTTACCCACGATGTCGACGAGGCGCTGTACCTGGCCGATCACGTGCTGGTGTTCAGTGCGCGGCCGACGCGGGTTCTGAAAACATTCAACTTCACGCATTGCGAGAAGAGCCACGATCTGTCGGACTTCGCTGCCGAGCGTAAGGAAATTCTCAGCCTGCTGGGCATCAAGACTGAGGTGGCGCACTCATGA
- a CDS encoding ABC transporter substrate-binding protein: MKARHWLVPALLLLSAFAQAQEKFKVGYIRVMDDAQAMVAHEAGLYKKHGLDVELIEFSSGTDLIKAIVGGQLDTGVLGFTNAVAWASKGADLKVVGGAQQGYHSILVREDTDINDVAGLKDRTLASQREGSTADAVLRGVTLKSAGLKPSDVNIMGVSPAVAVQSLVSGRVDAAFLFEPYDRIAQLVAPVRQVYEIGEVWPFPCMVVITSGDTLAKRKDAVWKSLDAQRDAIEMLDKQPAEAAKLIANYFIAEPTLKTLKRGELAREVVIEEAIGTQTFSAKLGEDDQARIQELADILQELGSLKTRDGKPFDTSAILDLSWQEAREL; the protein is encoded by the coding sequence ATGAAAGCGAGGCATTGGCTGGTCCCAGCTCTTCTGCTGCTGAGCGCATTCGCGCAAGCACAAGAGAAGTTCAAGGTCGGGTACATCCGAGTGATGGATGATGCCCAGGCAATGGTCGCGCACGAAGCCGGGCTGTACAAAAAGCATGGCCTGGATGTCGAGCTGATCGAGTTCAGCTCAGGGACAGACTTGATCAAAGCGATTGTCGGGGGGCAGCTGGATACCGGTGTGCTTGGCTTCACCAACGCTGTCGCCTGGGCCTCCAAAGGGGCTGATCTGAAGGTGGTGGGCGGTGCCCAGCAAGGCTATCACTCTATTCTTGTGCGCGAAGATACCGACATCAACGATGTTGCGGGCCTCAAGGATCGTACCCTGGCGTCCCAACGCGAAGGCAGTACGGCCGATGCGGTCCTGCGTGGAGTGACGTTGAAGAGCGCCGGCCTCAAGCCGAGTGACGTCAATATCATGGGCGTCAGTCCTGCCGTCGCCGTGCAGTCACTGGTATCCGGTCGGGTCGATGCGGCTTTCCTGTTCGAGCCTTACGATCGTATCGCGCAACTGGTTGCACCGGTCCGCCAGGTGTATGAGATTGGTGAGGTGTGGCCGTTCCCGTGCATGGTAGTCATAACTTCCGGCGACACCCTGGCCAAGCGCAAGGACGCTGTCTGGAAGTCATTGGACGCCCAGCGCGACGCCATCGAAATGCTCGACAAGCAGCCGGCCGAAGCGGCCAAGCTGATTGCCAACTACTTCATTGCCGAACCGACACTCAAGACGCTTAAGCGCGGCGAACTCGCCCGTGAAGTGGTGATCGAGGAGGCAATCGGTACCCAGACCTTCAGCGCCAAGCTAGGCGAAGACGATCAGGCGCGCATTCAGGAGCTCGCGGACATTCTGCAGGAGCTGGGCTCGCTGAAGACCCGCGACGGCAAGCCGTTCGATACCAGCGCCATTCTCGATTTGTCCTGGCAGGAAGCTCGCGAACTCTGA
- the recR gene encoding recombination mediator RecR, with the protein MSFSPLIRQLIDALRILPGVGQKTAQRMALQLLERDRSGGLRLAQSLAKAMEGVGYCRQCRTLTEDDLCPQCADPRRDDSLLCVVQSPVDVFAVEQTGFRGRYFVLKGHLSPLDGLGPEAIGIPELLSRVADGAFTEVILATNPTVEGEATAHYIAQMLIPKGLTISRIAHGVPLGGELDLVDGGTLAHALAGRKPISL; encoded by the coding sequence ATGAGCTTCAGCCCTCTGATCCGCCAACTCATCGACGCCCTGCGCATTCTTCCCGGTGTGGGCCAGAAAACTGCTCAGCGCATGGCGCTGCAACTACTGGAACGCGATCGCAGCGGCGGTTTGCGCCTGGCACAGTCGCTGGCAAAGGCGATGGAGGGGGTCGGCTATTGCCGTCAATGCCGTACGCTGACCGAGGACGATCTGTGCCCGCAGTGCGCTGATCCGCGGCGTGACGACTCGCTGTTATGTGTGGTGCAGAGCCCGGTGGACGTTTTCGCCGTCGAGCAGACCGGCTTTCGCGGTCGTTATTTCGTGTTAAAGGGACATCTGTCGCCGCTCGACGGGCTAGGGCCGGAAGCCATCGGGATTCCTGAGCTGCTTTCACGGGTCGCAGACGGCGCATTCACCGAGGTCATTCTTGCAACCAACCCGACGGTCGAAGGCGAGGCAACCGCGCACTACATCGCGCAAATGCTGATTCCAAAGGGGCTGACCATCAGCCGTATCGCTCATGGCGTACCCCTTGGCGGCGAGCTCGATCTGGTCGACGGCGGCACCCTGGCTCACGCGCTGGCAGGCCGCAAGCCGATCAGTCTATAA
- a CDS encoding YbaB/EbfC family nucleoid-associated protein — translation MMKGGMAGLMKQAQQMQEKMQKMQEELANAEVTGQSGAGLVSVVMNGRHDVKRVTLDESLMQEDKEILEDLIAAAVNDAVRKIEQNSQDKMAGMTAGMQLPPGFKMPF, via the coding sequence ATGATGAAAGGTGGAATGGCCGGCCTGATGAAGCAGGCGCAGCAGATGCAGGAAAAGATGCAGAAGATGCAGGAGGAGCTGGCGAACGCCGAGGTTACGGGCCAGTCGGGTGCTGGTCTGGTCAGCGTCGTGATGAACGGCCGCCACGACGTCAAGCGCGTCACTCTGGATGAAAGCCTGATGCAGGAAGATAAGGAAATCCTGGAGGATCTGATCGCCGCCGCCGTCAACGATGCGGTGCGCAAGATCGAGCAGAACAGCCAGGACAAGATGGCAGGCATGACCGCCGGAATGCAGCTGCCGCCTGGCTTCAAAATGCCGTTCTAA
- the dnaX gene encoding DNA polymerase III subunit gamma/tau codes for MSYQVLARKWRPRSFREMVGQTHVLKALINALDNQRLHHAYLFTGTRGVGKTTIARIIAKCLNCETGVSSTPCGQCSVCREIDEGRFVDLIEVDAASRTKVEDTRELLDNVQYAPSRGRYKVYLIDEVHMLSSHSFNALLKTLEEPPPHVKFLLATTDPQKLPVTILSRCLQFSLKNMPPERVVEHLTHVLSVENVPFEDDALWLLGRAADGSMRDAMSLTDQAIAFGEGKVLAADVRAMLGTLDHGQVYGVLQALLEGDARALLEAVRHLAEQGPDWAGVLAEILNVLHRVAIAQALPEAVDNGQGDRDRVLALAQALPAEDVQFYYQMGLIGRRDLPLAPDPRSGFEMVLLRMLAFRPAGSDDAPRTPLKTLGISPATADSKPAAVADTAPIGVSSAPSPVVAEAAAAPLQVPAAPAVPAPAPAPSAMPSVATQVTEEPQAAPVIDVPWNEPPNVPPVAVEAAAVLPEPAPLDAAADHVASVVQVEEPDDDEPPLTDEDYFEVENQAEAYLDELSHAGEEPEAVEPLPAVEPATGLAAEWLELYLKLGLSGLTGSIAANCTLIAVEGDRWLMHLDPAQSALFNPTQQRRLNDALNQYHGRTLQLDIVLQKPEQETPAQAAQRRRAERQRAAEQSIHADPLVQQLMQQFAAVIREGTIEPVEHSEP; via the coding sequence ATGAGTTATCAGGTTCTTGCACGTAAATGGCGTCCGCGCTCGTTCCGCGAAATGGTCGGCCAGACGCATGTGCTCAAGGCCCTGATCAACGCGTTGGACAACCAGCGCCTACACCATGCCTACCTGTTTACCGGCACGCGCGGCGTCGGCAAGACCACCATCGCGCGGATCATCGCCAAATGCCTGAACTGCGAGACCGGTGTCAGCTCGACGCCCTGCGGTCAGTGCTCGGTATGCCGGGAAATCGATGAGGGGCGCTTCGTCGATCTGATCGAGGTCGACGCCGCAAGCCGCACAAAGGTCGAAGACACCCGCGAGCTGCTGGACAACGTGCAATACGCGCCGAGCCGCGGGCGCTACAAGGTCTACCTGATCGACGAAGTGCACATGCTCTCGTCGCATTCATTCAACGCGCTGCTCAAGACCCTTGAGGAGCCGCCGCCACACGTCAAGTTCCTGCTGGCGACCACCGATCCGCAGAAGCTGCCGGTCACGATCCTGTCGCGTTGTCTGCAGTTTTCGCTGAAGAACATGCCTCCGGAGCGCGTGGTCGAGCACCTGACCCATGTGCTGAGCGTCGAGAACGTGCCCTTCGAAGACGATGCGCTGTGGCTGCTGGGCCGTGCGGCGGATGGCTCGATGCGCGATGCGATGAGCCTGACCGATCAGGCGATCGCTTTTGGTGAAGGCAAGGTGCTGGCTGCCGACGTGCGGGCGATGCTTGGCACGCTCGATCACGGCCAGGTCTACGGAGTGTTGCAGGCATTGCTTGAAGGCGATGCCAGGGCGTTGCTCGAAGCGGTGCGTCATCTTGCCGAGCAAGGACCAGACTGGGCGGGTGTACTGGCCGAGATTCTCAATGTGCTGCACCGCGTCGCCATCGCCCAGGCGCTGCCGGAGGCGGTGGACAATGGCCAGGGCGATCGCGATCGCGTTCTGGCCTTGGCCCAGGCGCTGCCGGCCGAAGACGTGCAGTTCTATTACCAGATGGGGCTGATCGGTCGGCGCGACCTGCCGCTGGCGCCAGACCCGCGCAGTGGCTTCGAAATGGTGCTGCTGCGGATGCTGGCGTTTCGTCCGGCCGGCAGTGATGACGCGCCGCGAACGCCGCTAAAGACCCTGGGAATCAGCCCGGCCACAGCTGATTCCAAGCCTGCAGCGGTGGCCGATACGGCCCCGATTGGCGTGTCGTCTGCTCCATCTCCAGTAGTTGCGGAAGCAGCGGCTGCGCCATTGCAGGTACCTGCAGCGCCTGCCGTTCCTGCGCCAGCTCCTGCTCCATCAGCTATGCCTTCGGTAGCCACTCAGGTGACGGAAGAACCTCAGGCCGCGCCTGTCATCGACGTACCCTGGAACGAGCCTCCGAATGTGCCGCCGGTTGCGGTCGAGGCTGCTGCCGTTTTACCAGAGCCTGCACCATTGGATGCGGCTGCCGATCACGTAGCTTCCGTGGTGCAGGTCGAAGAGCCGGACGATGACGAGCCTCCGCTGACGGATGAGGACTACTTCGAAGTCGAGAATCAGGCCGAAGCCTATCTGGATGAACTGAGCCATGCCGGCGAGGAACCTGAGGCTGTCGAACCGCTACCGGCGGTAGAGCCTGCCACCGGACTCGCCGCGGAATGGCTGGAGCTTTATCTCAAGCTCGGTTTGTCCGGTCTGACCGGTAGCATCGCGGCCAACTGCACGTTGATCGCGGTAGAAGGTGACCGTTGGCTGATGCATCTCGATCCGGCGCAGAGCGCGCTGTTCAACCCCACGCAACAGCGACGGCTGAACGATGCGCTGAATCAGTACCATGGGCGCACTTTGCAGCTGGATATCGTGCTGCAAAAGCCCGAGCAGGAAACGCCGGCCCAGGCTGCACAGCGCCGTAGGGCCGAGCGACAGCGCGCAGCGGAGCAGTCGATTCACGCGGATCCTCTAGTCCAGCAGCTCATGCAACAGTTCGCTGCGGTGATCCGCGAAGGCACCATCGAACCCGTAGAACACTCAGAACCCTGA
- the pdxB gene encoding 4-phosphoerythronate dehydrogenase PdxB, whose amino-acid sequence MHILADENIPLVDEFFAGLGEIRRMPGRSINRAALEKVDVLLVRSVTRVDRDLLDGTAVRFVGTCTIGTDHLDLDYFEKAGIDWASAPGCNARGVVDYVLGSLLALAEVQGEALAQRRFGIVGAGEVGGRLVEVLRGLGWDVRVCDPPRQVSEAGGFVSLDEVLAACDVISLHTPLSMGGDWPTFHLLDQQRLSRLRQGAWLINASRGAVVDNAALRDVLLQRQDLEAVLDVWEGEPQVDVALAGLCRIATPHIAGYSLDGKLRGTAQIYTALCVARGLEPVVELAQLMPGAPLVELAFAACAEPAEMLATLCRAVYDPRRDDADFRRSLLGDEAQRRAGFDLLRKQYPVRREIDGLAVRIVGHNPALDAVVEALGARLLG is encoded by the coding sequence ATGCATATCCTCGCCGATGAAAACATTCCGCTGGTCGATGAGTTCTTTGCCGGGCTTGGCGAGATTCGGCGCATGCCTGGTCGCAGCATCAACCGCGCAGCGCTGGAAAAGGTCGATGTACTGCTGGTGCGCTCGGTTACGCGGGTCGATCGCGATCTACTGGACGGTACCGCGGTGCGCTTCGTAGGGACCTGTACCATCGGCACGGATCATCTGGATCTCGATTACTTCGAAAAGGCCGGAATCGACTGGGCCAGTGCCCCGGGTTGCAACGCGCGGGGCGTGGTCGACTATGTGCTCGGTAGCCTGCTCGCATTGGCGGAGGTGCAGGGCGAGGCGCTGGCGCAGCGCCGCTTCGGTATCGTTGGTGCAGGAGAAGTAGGCGGGCGGCTGGTAGAGGTGCTGCGAGGACTTGGCTGGGACGTCCGCGTCTGCGATCCGCCGCGGCAGGTCAGCGAGGCGGGCGGCTTTGTCTCGCTGGACGAGGTGCTCGCCGCGTGCGACGTAATCAGCCTGCATACCCCGCTGAGCATGGGTGGCGACTGGCCAACCTTTCACCTGCTCGATCAGCAGCGGCTGTCCAGGCTGCGGCAAGGGGCCTGGCTGATCAACGCCAGTCGCGGCGCAGTGGTGGACAATGCAGCGCTGCGCGACGTGCTACTGCAGCGGCAAGACCTGGAAGCCGTGCTGGACGTCTGGGAAGGCGAGCCTCAGGTGGATGTCGCACTGGCCGGTTTGTGCCGAATTGCCACGCCACACATTGCCGGCTACAGCCTGGACGGCAAGCTGCGCGGCACGGCACAGATCTACACCGCGCTCTGCGTGGCGCGGGGGCTGGAACCAGTCGTCGAACTGGCGCAGTTGATGCCCGGCGCGCCACTGGTCGAGCTGGCCTTCGCCGCCTGCGCAGAACCGGCCGAGATGCTGGCGACGCTATGTCGGGCGGTTTATGACCCGCGCCGCGACGATGCGGACTTCCGCCGCAGTTTGCTTGGCGACGAGGCCCAGCGGCGCGCCGGGTTCGATCTGCTGCGCAAGCAGTATCCGGTACGGCGCGAGATCGATGGCCTGGCGGTGCGGATCGTCGGGCACAACCCGGCGCTGGATGCGGTAGTTGAGGCGCTCGGTGCCCGATTGCTCGGCTAG
- a CDS encoding MATE family efflux transporter, whose translation MPTELRLRRVRLELRTLFALALPMMIAQLASTAMGFVDTVMAGRVSPHDLAAVALGNSIWVPVYLLLSGITLATTPNVAQRYGAGAHGEIGPLVRQALWMGAGIGAASALLMWNAEPVLHLMRVEPALIEPTMAYLRAVACGFPAVALYQVLRCFSDGLGHPRPSMVIGIIGLLLNIPLNYVFIYGKFGMPAMGGVGCGVSTALVMLFMLVAMSIWVKRAPAYQPSQLFSHFEWPRWPMLRHLLSVGVPIGVAVFAEASIFSVIALLIGALGATVVAGHQIALNFTSLIFMIPLSLGMAVTVRIGQELGRNAPRDARFVAGVGIAAALVYACFSASVMLLFSEQIARIYTPDPAVIAVAASLFFYAALFQFSDVVQVTAAGALRGYQDTRMTMVYTLFAYWGIGLPVGYLLGLTDHLGAATGPAGLWQGLIAGLSCAALLLSVRLARSARREIRRHTALRKTVV comes from the coding sequence ATGCCCACTGAGCTCAGACTCAGACGGGTCCGCCTTGAATTGCGCACCCTCTTCGCTCTCGCCCTGCCCATGATGATCGCCCAGCTGGCCAGCACGGCCATGGGCTTTGTCGACACCGTGATGGCCGGGCGCGTCAGCCCACATGATCTGGCTGCGGTCGCGCTGGGCAACTCGATCTGGGTACCGGTGTACCTGCTGCTGAGCGGTATCACGCTAGCGACGACGCCGAACGTGGCACAACGTTACGGCGCCGGAGCCCATGGCGAAATCGGGCCACTTGTCCGTCAGGCTCTGTGGATGGGCGCAGGCATCGGCGCGGCCAGTGCCCTGCTGATGTGGAACGCGGAGCCGGTGCTGCACTTGATGCGCGTCGAACCGGCCCTGATCGAGCCAACCATGGCCTACCTGCGCGCCGTCGCCTGCGGTTTCCCGGCGGTGGCGCTCTATCAGGTATTGCGCTGCTTCAGCGACGGCCTTGGCCATCCCCGGCCGAGCATGGTGATCGGCATCATCGGTCTGCTGCTGAACATCCCACTGAACTACGTATTCATCTACGGCAAGTTCGGCATGCCGGCAATGGGGGGCGTCGGCTGTGGCGTGTCTACCGCTCTGGTGATGCTGTTCATGTTGGTGGCGATGAGCATCTGGGTGAAACGTGCGCCGGCCTACCAACCCAGCCAGCTGTTTTCCCACTTCGAATGGCCGCGCTGGCCGATGCTTCGGCATCTGCTGTCAGTTGGCGTGCCGATTGGGGTCGCGGTGTTCGCCGAAGCCAGCATCTTTTCCGTGATCGCGCTGCTGATCGGCGCACTCGGCGCAACGGTTGTCGCCGGTCACCAGATCGCGCTGAATTTCACCTCACTGATCTTCATGATTCCGCTGTCGCTGGGTATGGCCGTGACCGTGCGAATCGGCCAGGAGCTGGGCCGTAATGCCCCGAGGGACGCGCGCTTCGTCGCCGGCGTGGGGATCGCCGCGGCGTTGGTATACGCCTGTTTTTCGGCCAGCGTCATGTTGCTGTTCAGCGAGCAGATCGCGCGAATCTATACCCCCGACCCGGCGGTGATCGCAGTCGCCGCCAGCCTGTTCTTCTATGCCGCACTCTTTCAGTTCTCGGATGTGGTTCAGGTCACTGCGGCCGGCGCACTTCGCGGCTATCAGGACACCCGTATGACGATGGTCTATACGCTCTTCGCCTACTGGGGTATCGGTCTGCCGGTGGGGTATCTGCTCGGACTGACTGACCACCTTGGCGCCGCTACCGGACCAGCCGGCCTATGGCAGGGATTGATCGCCGGGCTGAGCTGCGCGGCACTGCTGCTCAGCGTGCGCCTGGCCCGCAGCGCCCGCCGCGAGATTCGTCGGCACACCGCACTTCGCAAGACGGTGGTCTGA
- a CDS encoding cyclic nucleotide-binding domain-containing protein: MNKPLHPDQLRNLVPLDGLSPRQLWELRVQIAPLALAAGQILQLGSTSATRHYLMSGSVLFIDSDGQQRRLVAGTPAALHSLSPSQLGEVRALEDCQLLTVDGMELERLLSWRQALQDVLLQLSMDGEDSEWLERLLENPLFAQVPPANIRSMLSRLVEIEAPAERALIREGDGGDCCYLLKSGRAQVLKAAGSGEQLLAELEPGACFGEEALLEERPRNASVVMIEDGSVLRLARADFLELLKAPVVGDVSLDDVADLLGCGAQWLDVRLLDDYEQGHAMQALHMPLHLLRLKTRLLNPQRPYLCYCESGKRSANAVFLLTQLGFTAYALRGGLDALSAEDRAALLWERGSGYLARSDGRVERSL, translated from the coding sequence ATGAACAAACCGCTGCACCCCGATCAGCTGCGCAACCTGGTCCCGCTCGATGGTCTGTCGCCGCGTCAGTTGTGGGAGCTCCGCGTGCAGATCGCACCGCTCGCGCTCGCTGCCGGCCAGATTCTCCAGCTCGGAAGCACCTCTGCAACACGTCACTATTTGATGTCCGGTAGTGTTCTGTTCATCGACAGCGATGGGCAGCAGAGGCGCCTCGTTGCCGGCACGCCGGCCGCCTTGCATAGTCTCTCACCTAGCCAGCTGGGCGAGGTGCGCGCGCTGGAGGATTGCCAGCTGCTGACCGTGGACGGTATGGAGCTTGAGCGGCTGCTTTCCTGGCGACAGGCCCTTCAGGATGTATTGCTGCAGCTGTCGATGGATGGCGAGGACAGCGAGTGGCTCGAGCGCCTACTGGAAAATCCGTTGTTCGCTCAGGTGCCGCCAGCAAACATACGCAGTATGTTGAGCCGTCTCGTCGAGATCGAGGCGCCAGCCGAGCGAGCCCTGATCCGGGAGGGCGATGGCGGCGATTGCTGCTACCTCCTGAAGAGCGGGCGCGCACAGGTGCTGAAGGCCGCTGGTAGCGGTGAGCAACTGCTGGCGGAGCTCGAGCCTGGCGCCTGTTTCGGTGAGGAAGCGCTGCTCGAGGAGCGTCCGCGTAACGCCAGTGTGGTCATGATCGAGGATGGTTCCGTGCTACGGCTTGCCCGCGCGGACTTTCTTGAGTTGCTCAAGGCCCCGGTGGTGGGTGACGTCAGTCTGGACGATGTAGCCGATCTGCTCGGCTGCGGTGCGCAGTGGCTCGACGTCCGACTGCTCGATGACTACGAGCAGGGTCATGCCATGCAAGCGCTGCACATGCCGTTGCACCTGCTTCGGTTGAAGACCCGCTTGTTGAACCCACAGCGTCCCTATCTCTGCTATTGCGAAAGCGGCAAGCGTAGCGCCAATGCCGTGTTCCTGCTGACGCAACTTGGCTTTACGGCCTATGCGTTGCGCGGTGGTCTCGACGCGCTAAGCGCGGAGGACCGGGCGGCGTTACTCTGGGAGCGTGGTTCCGGCTACCTGGCTCGCTCCGACGGCAGGGTCGAGCGCAGTCTCTGA